The following is a genomic window from Pseudomonadota bacterium.
ACCCGCGCTCCGCGAGAAAGACCGCATTGCGCCCCTCACCCTCGGCCAGGCAGAGAACGACGCCCCCTGAGGGGAGCCTGTCGACGTTCTGCTTCAGGAAGTCGTTGGGCTGCGTTCCATAGAACCAGCCTTCTCCACCATATCGCGAATTCCACTCGTCCGCCACGACGCGTCCTCCAGAGCGTTCGGCGCATCAGGATTACGCCGCTCGCTCTCGGCCCTTACGCTGTGGCGCGATGACCGCCCTGCCGACATCACGGATTGCGGAGCATGACCGTGAAGAAGCGATGGTGCTCGCCGGCAGTGCTCTCTTGCAGCGCCACCACGTCGGGCAGGCCACCGCGGTCGAGGTCGGCTGCATTGGCGCACTGACCAAAGGCAGGCGTCGCGCCCCCTGCCGTGGCCATCGATGTCCTCGAACGTGTCACAGGGCAGCCTGAAACATCGACAGCGCGCAACCTTTGCTCGCGGTGAGTGACGAGACGCTTGCCGCACCACCTCACAAAATCACCCGAAAACGAGTCTCGATTCAGCCATGCTACAAGACCACCGTAAAAACCCGAACCCTCACGAGAGCGACATCCCGCAAGCTCTGCCGCGACAGCAGCGCCATGC
Proteins encoded in this region:
- a CDS encoding class I SAM-dependent methyltransferase, whose protein sequence is MADEWNSRYGGEGWFYGTQPNDFLKQNVDRLPSGGVVLCLAEGEGRNAVFLAERGFRVTGVDQSAVGLEKARRLAANRGVTIETVCATLDA